A section of the Pseudomonas flavescens genome encodes:
- a CDS encoding imelysin family protein: MIRMPLASASLLTIAIALAGCGEDKAPANQAAAPAPQASTSSAPAAAGAFDEAAAQAVVKHYADIASAVFDDAASTAKTLQTAIDALLATPNEETLKAAREAWLAARVPYMQSEVFRFGNTIVDDWEGQVNAWPLDEGLIDYVAADYQHALGNPGASANIIANTEIQVGEDKLDVTEITPDLLASLNELGGSEANVATGYHAIEFLLWGQDLNGTGPGAGERPATDYVVGEGATGGHNERRRAYLKAATELLVADLDEMAGQWKAGVADNYRATLESESAENGLRKILFGMGSLSLGELAGERMKVALEANSTEDEHDCFSDNTHNSHFYNGKGIRNVYLGEYKKVDGTSLTGPSLSSLVAKADAAADTTLKADLEATEAKLQALVDSANKGQHFDQLIAADNAEGQQLVRDAIAALVKQTGAIEQAAGKLGISDLNPDTADHEF; encoded by the coding sequence ATGATTCGTATGCCCCTGGCCTCTGCCAGCCTGCTGACAATCGCCATTGCCCTCGCGGGCTGCGGTGAAGACAAAGCGCCTGCCAATCAAGCCGCCGCCCCGGCTCCGCAAGCGAGCACCAGCAGTGCACCAGCAGCAGCCGGCGCCTTCGACGAAGCCGCTGCGCAGGCCGTGGTCAAGCACTATGCCGACATCGCGTCGGCCGTGTTCGACGACGCCGCCAGCACCGCAAAAACGCTGCAGACCGCCATCGACGCCCTGCTCGCCACCCCCAACGAGGAAACCCTCAAGGCTGCACGCGAAGCCTGGCTGGCCGCACGCGTGCCCTACATGCAGAGCGAAGTGTTCCGCTTCGGCAACACCATCGTTGACGACTGGGAAGGCCAGGTCAACGCATGGCCGCTGGATGAAGGCCTGATCGACTACGTCGCCGCGGACTACCAGCACGCGCTGGGCAACCCGGGCGCCAGCGCCAACATCATCGCCAACACCGAGATCCAGGTCGGCGAAGACAAGCTCGACGTCACCGAAATCACCCCGGACCTGCTCGCCAGCCTGAACGAGCTGGGCGGTTCCGAAGCCAATGTCGCCACCGGCTACCACGCCATCGAATTCCTGCTCTGGGGCCAGGATCTGAACGGCACCGGCCCAGGCGCAGGCGAGCGCCCGGCTACCGACTACGTGGTCGGTGAAGGCGCCACCGGCGGCCACAACGAGCGTCGTCGTGCGTACCTGAAGGCCGCCACCGAACTGCTGGTCGCCGACCTCGACGAAATGGCTGGCCAGTGGAAAGCCGGCGTTGCCGACAACTACCGCGCCACCCTGGAAAGCGAATCGGCCGAGAACGGTCTGCGCAAGATCCTCTTCGGCATGGGCAGCCTGTCCCTCGGTGAGCTGGCCGGCGAACGCATGAAGGTCGCGCTGGAAGCCAACTCCACCGAAGACGAGCACGACTGCTTCAGCGACAACACGCACAACTCGCACTTCTACAACGGCAAGGGCATTCGCAACGTCTACCTGGGCGAGTACAAGAAGGTCGACGGCACCAGCCTGACTGGCCCGAGCCTGTCGTCGCTGGTCGCCAAGGCGGACGCCGCCGCCGACACCACCCTGAAGGCCGACCTGGAAGCCACCGAAGCCAAGCTGCAGGCCCTGGTCGACAGTGCCAACAAGGGTCAGCACTTCGACCAGTTGATCGCTGCCGACAACGCCGAAGGTCAGCAACTGGTGCGCGACGCCATTGCCGCCCTGGTCAAGCAGACCGGTGCCATCGAGCAGGCGGCTGGCAAACTGGGCATCAGCGATCTGAACCCGGATACCGCCGACCACGAGTTCTGA
- the sodB gene encoding superoxide dismutase [Fe] gives MAFELPPLPYAHDALQPHISKETLEYHHDKHHNTYVVNLNNLVPGTEFEGKSLEEIVKTSSGGIFNNAAQVWNHTFYWNCLSPNGGGQPTGELAAAIEKSFGSFEKFKEEFSKVTIGTFGAGWGWLVKKADGSLALASTIGAGCPLTAGDTPLLTCDVWEHAYYIDYRNVRPKYVEAFWNLVNWDFVAKNFAA, from the coding sequence ATGGCTTTCGAATTGCCGCCGCTGCCTTATGCACATGATGCTCTGCAGCCGCACATCTCCAAGGAAACTCTGGAGTATCACCACGACAAGCACCACAACACCTATGTCGTGAACCTGAACAACCTCGTGCCCGGTACCGAGTTCGAAGGCAAGAGCCTGGAAGAAATCGTCAAGACTTCCTCCGGCGGCATCTTCAACAACGCGGCCCAGGTATGGAACCACACCTTCTACTGGAACTGCCTGAGCCCCAACGGCGGCGGTCAACCGACTGGTGAGCTGGCCGCGGCCATCGAAAAATCCTTCGGTTCCTTCGAGAAATTCAAGGAAGAGTTCAGCAAGGTCACCATCGGCACCTTCGGTGCTGGCTGGGGCTGGCTGGTGAAGAAGGCTGACGGTTCCCTGGCACTGGCCAGCACCATCGGCGCCGGTTGCCCGCTGACCGCAGGCGATACTCCGCTGCTGACCTGCGATGTGTGGGAACACGCTTATTACATCGACTACCGCAACGTCCGTCCGAAGTATGTCGAGGCGTTCTGGAACCTGGTCAACTGGGACTTCGTGGCGAAGAACTTCGCCGCCTGA
- a CDS encoding NAD-dependent epimerase/dehydratase family protein, giving the protein MKILVTGASGFIGGRFARYALEQGLDVRVTGRREDALEHLLRRGAHFMPGDLNDPELALSLCSDVEAVVHCAGAVGVWGRYEYFHRGNVLLTENVIEACLKRRVRRLVHLSSPSIYFDGRDHVGLREEQVPKRFSSHYARTKFLAEQRVFGAQEFGLEVVALRPRFVTGAGDVSIFPRLIAMQRKKRLAIIGNGLNKVDFTSVHNLNEALLSALLAAGPALGKAYNISNGAAVPLWDVVNYVLRQLEMPVVTRHVPVGLARSVATLNEGLCSLLPGRPEPSLSRLSVDVMSRNFSLDISQAQQHLDYEARAGLWPALDEFCRWWRAQG; this is encoded by the coding sequence ATGAAGATTCTGGTCACCGGAGCAAGCGGTTTCATTGGCGGGCGCTTTGCCCGTTATGCCCTGGAGCAGGGCCTGGACGTGCGCGTGACCGGGCGCCGAGAAGACGCCCTGGAGCATCTGCTGCGCCGTGGCGCGCACTTCATGCCCGGCGACCTCAACGACCCGGAGCTGGCCCTGTCGCTGTGCAGCGACGTCGAGGCCGTGGTGCATTGCGCGGGTGCCGTGGGTGTCTGGGGGCGCTACGAGTATTTTCATCGCGGCAACGTCCTGCTCACCGAAAACGTCATCGAAGCGTGCCTCAAACGCCGGGTTCGGCGACTCGTACACTTGTCGTCACCGTCTATCTATTTCGATGGGCGCGATCATGTCGGTCTGCGTGAAGAGCAGGTGCCGAAGCGTTTTTCCAGCCACTATGCGCGTACCAAGTTTCTCGCCGAACAGCGCGTGTTCGGTGCTCAGGAGTTTGGCCTGGAAGTGGTTGCCCTGCGTCCGCGCTTCGTCACCGGGGCAGGCGATGTGAGCATTTTCCCGCGGCTGATCGCCATGCAACGCAAGAAGCGCCTGGCGATCATCGGCAATGGCCTGAACAAGGTCGACTTCACCAGCGTGCACAACCTCAACGAGGCCCTGCTCAGCGCCTTGCTGGCCGCCGGTCCGGCCCTGGGCAAGGCCTACAACATCAGCAATGGCGCAGCGGTGCCGCTCTGGGATGTGGTCAATTACGTGCTGCGCCAGCTGGAGATGCCGGTGGTCACCCGGCATGTCCCGGTCGGCCTGGCACGCAGCGTGGCGACCCTCAACGAGGGGCTCTGCAGCCTGTTGCCGGGGCGCCCCGAGCCGTCGCTGTCACGGCTGAGCGTGGATGTGATGAGTCGCAACTTCTCGCTGGACATCAGCCAGGCGCAGCAGCACCTGGATTACGAAGCCAGGGCCGGCTTGTGGCCAGCGCTCGACGAGTTCTGTCGCTGGTGGCGGGCTCAGGGGTAG
- a CDS encoding LysE/ArgO family amino acid transporter: MWQSYSNGLAITAGLIIALGAQNAFVLAQSLRREHHLPVALLCIVCDALLISAGVFGLATLLAQSELLLSVARWGGAAFLLWYGAQALRRACRPNALQVQGDTPRSLRAVLLATLAVTLLNPHVYLDTVLLIGSLGAQQSVPEAYAAGAASASLVWFMCLALGAAWLAPWLARPLTWRIIDLIVAAMMFAIAWQLIASPL, translated from the coding sequence ATGTGGCAGAGCTACAGCAACGGCCTGGCGATCACAGCCGGCCTGATCATCGCCCTCGGCGCGCAGAATGCGTTCGTCCTCGCCCAGAGCCTGCGCCGCGAACATCATCTGCCGGTGGCGCTGCTGTGCATCGTCTGCGATGCCCTGCTGATCAGCGCGGGCGTATTCGGCCTGGCCACCCTGCTGGCGCAAAGCGAATTGCTGCTGAGCGTCGCACGCTGGGGCGGCGCGGCCTTTCTGCTCTGGTACGGCGCTCAGGCGCTGCGGCGTGCCTGCCGGCCGAATGCCCTTCAGGTACAGGGCGACACGCCTCGCTCGCTGCGCGCGGTGTTGCTGGCGACCCTGGCGGTGACGCTCCTCAACCCCCATGTGTACCTGGATACCGTGCTGCTGATCGGCTCCCTCGGCGCCCAGCAGAGCGTCCCCGAGGCTTACGCGGCAGGTGCCGCCAGTGCTTCGCTGGTGTGGTTCATGTGCCTGGCGCTCGGCGCGGCCTGGCTGGCGCCGTGGCTGGCTCGGCCGCTGACCTGGCGAATCATCGACCTGATCGTCGCCGCGATGATGTTCGCGATTGCCTGGCAACTGATCGCCAGCCCGCTCTGA
- a CDS encoding ATPase, translating into MRNDAHDEFDDVPSLTPDRRDQDDFDPEPQPYARAAAPGKAAVAPRAASTGPLWALVGALSIALGAVGWWSFQQINLMEQQLVATQESFARISEEAAGRIQDISGKVVAAESNVTTGSEALRLQVRQLEGKVAELTKQQQAAGGQQSGQDKRIEQLIADLKAQQGDTGKYDESLKTLGSEQGSLKSELAAVKSELATLKSAQADAGKLTTQVRSLAGDIEALKKAGNSNAAVDRLEQDLLVLKSQMDNRPAASSGSSTAEFDAFRAQTTRSVNTLQAQIQNLQQQIDAR; encoded by the coding sequence ATGCGTAACGATGCCCACGACGAATTCGATGACGTGCCCAGCCTGACGCCGGATCGCCGCGATCAGGACGATTTCGACCCCGAGCCGCAGCCCTATGCCCGTGCCGCTGCTCCTGGCAAGGCCGCTGTCGCACCCCGTGCAGCCAGCACCGGCCCGCTGTGGGCACTGGTGGGTGCGCTGAGCATCGCGCTGGGCGCCGTGGGCTGGTGGAGCTTCCAGCAGATCAACCTGATGGAGCAGCAACTGGTCGCCACGCAGGAAAGCTTCGCGCGTATCAGTGAAGAAGCGGCTGGCCGCATTCAGGACATCTCCGGCAAGGTGGTTGCAGCCGAATCCAACGTCACCACCGGCAGTGAGGCCCTGCGCCTGCAAGTGCGTCAGCTGGAAGGCAAGGTTGCCGAACTGACCAAGCAACAGCAGGCCGCTGGTGGCCAGCAGAGCGGGCAGGACAAGCGCATCGAGCAATTGATCGCCGACCTCAAGGCCCAGCAGGGTGACACGGGCAAGTACGACGAGAGCCTCAAGACCCTCGGTAGCGAGCAAGGCTCGCTGAAAAGCGAATTGGCTGCCGTGAAAAGCGAACTGGCCACCCTGAAGAGCGCCCAGGCGGATGCCGGCAAACTGACGACCCAGGTCAGGAGTCTGGCGGGTGACATCGAAGCACTGAAGAAGGCTGGCAACTCCAACGCCGCTGTCGATCGCCTGGAGCAGGATCTGCTGGTGCTCAAGAGCCAGATGGACAATCGCCCGGCGGCCAGCAGTGGCAGCAGTACCGCCGAGTTCGACGCGTTCCGCGCGCAGACCACGCGCAGCGTCAACACGCTGCAGGCGCAAATCCAGAACTTGCAGCAGCAGATCGACGCGCGCTAA
- a CDS encoding LysR family transcriptional regulator ArgP: MLDYKLLAALAAVVEQAGFERGAQVLGLSQSAVSQRIKLLEARIGQPVLLRAMPPTPTDVGRRLLNHVQQVRLLERDLQEQVPALEADGETQRLRIAVNADSLATWWARAVADFCARHRVLLELVVEDQEVGLKRMRAGDVAACVCAAERPVSGARSLPLGAMRYRAMASPAFVTRHFPNGVTAERLAHVPAIVFGPDDQLQHRYLNELGISGSFLHHLCPSSEGFLRLTAEGLGWGMVPEPQMQEALASGELVELLADRPIDVPLYWHHWRNGGELLDRLTGHLHRHAGDYLVPIT, encoded by the coding sequence TTGCTCGATTACAAGTTGCTGGCCGCCCTTGCCGCGGTCGTCGAACAGGCTGGCTTCGAGCGCGGTGCCCAGGTCCTGGGGCTATCGCAATCGGCGGTCTCCCAACGCATCAAACTGCTGGAAGCGCGCATCGGCCAGCCGGTGCTGCTACGCGCCATGCCACCGACGCCCACCGATGTCGGCCGACGCCTGCTCAACCATGTGCAGCAGGTGCGCCTGCTCGAGCGCGATCTGCAGGAGCAGGTGCCGGCCCTGGAGGCCGATGGTGAGACCCAGCGGCTGCGCATCGCCGTCAACGCCGACAGCCTGGCCACCTGGTGGGCGCGGGCGGTGGCGGACTTCTGTGCCCGCCACCGCGTGCTGCTGGAACTGGTGGTCGAGGATCAGGAAGTGGGCCTCAAACGCATGCGCGCCGGTGATGTGGCGGCCTGCGTGTGTGCGGCCGAGCGCCCGGTTTCCGGCGCTCGCAGCCTGCCGCTCGGTGCCATGCGCTATCGGGCCATGGCCAGCCCGGCCTTCGTCACTCGCCATTTTCCCAACGGCGTGACGGCCGAGCGCCTGGCCCATGTGCCAGCGATCGTGTTCGGCCCGGATGACCAGTTGCAGCACCGCTACCTCAATGAGCTGGGTATCTCGGGCAGCTTTCTGCATCACCTGTGCCCATCGTCGGAAGGCTTCCTGCGGCTGACTGCCGAGGGCCTGGGCTGGGGCATGGTCCCCGAGCCGCAGATGCAGGAGGCGCTGGCCAGCGGTGAGCTGGTCGAACTGCTCGCCGACCGGCCCATCGACGTGCCGCTGTACTGGCATCACTGGCGCAATGGCGGCGAGCTGCTCGACCGCCTGACCGGGCATTTGCATCGCCATGCAGGTGATTATCTGGTGCCAATCACGTGA
- a CDS encoding imelysin family protein, giving the protein MIRSPLTIALLGVTLAACSPADPQATVSAALAEGVLLPAHITWKEADSSLASSARSFCAGNEDLPAARQAFLTAQSAWASLQPLAVGPLAEGNRAWQVQFWPDKKNLVARQVQALVNGKPQLNAADLEKASVVVQGLTAYEYLIFDAEIDLQNAEQKARYCPLLVAIGEHQQALADTVLTQWQDQAGALSQYKTFPNERYAEAGEAISDLLRTQVSAIDGLKKKLGAPLGRQSKGVPQPYQAEAWRSQASLANLGAALSGAEQLWRGAKDDGIQALLGSDQDALKQRIDAAYADTRQQLAGLQRPLGELLADEAGRQSLNAFYDSLNVLHRLHEGELARALGIQLGFNAHDGD; this is encoded by the coding sequence ATGATCCGTTCTCCGCTGACCATCGCCCTGCTGGGCGTGACTCTGGCCGCCTGTTCACCTGCCGATCCGCAGGCCACGGTCAGTGCCGCGCTGGCCGAAGGCGTACTGCTGCCCGCGCACATCACGTGGAAGGAAGCCGATAGCAGCCTGGCCAGCAGCGCCAGGTCGTTCTGCGCAGGCAATGAAGATCTGCCTGCCGCTCGCCAGGCGTTCCTTACCGCGCAGAGTGCCTGGGCCAGCCTGCAGCCGCTGGCCGTAGGGCCGCTTGCCGAAGGCAATCGCGCCTGGCAGGTGCAGTTCTGGCCGGACAAGAAGAACCTGGTGGCCCGCCAGGTTCAGGCGCTGGTCAACGGCAAGCCGCAGTTGAACGCCGCCGACCTGGAGAAAGCCAGCGTCGTCGTCCAGGGGCTTACCGCCTACGAGTACCTGATCTTCGATGCGGAGATCGATCTGCAGAATGCCGAACAGAAGGCGCGCTACTGCCCGCTGCTGGTGGCCATCGGCGAGCATCAGCAGGCCCTGGCGGACACCGTGCTGACGCAGTGGCAGGACCAGGCCGGTGCACTCAGCCAGTACAAGACCTTTCCCAACGAGCGCTATGCCGAAGCCGGTGAGGCCATCTCCGATCTGCTGCGCACCCAGGTCAGCGCCATCGATGGCCTGAAGAAGAAACTCGGCGCGCCGCTGGGCCGCCAGAGCAAGGGCGTACCGCAGCCCTACCAGGCGGAAGCCTGGCGCAGTCAGGCCAGCCTGGCCAACCTCGGCGCTGCCCTGAGCGGTGCCGAGCAACTCTGGCGCGGCGCCAAGGACGACGGTATCCAGGCCCTGCTGGGCAGCGATCAGGATGCGCTCAAGCAGCGTATCGATGCCGCCTACGCCGATACCCGGCAGCAGCTCGCCGGCCTGCAACGCCCACTGGGTGAACTGCTGGCTGACGAGGCCGGACGGCAGAGCCTCAATGCCTTCTACGACAGCCTCAATGTGCTGCACCGCTTGCACGAAGGCGAGCTGGCACGGGCGCTGGGCATCCAACTGGGCTTCAATGCCCACGACGGAGACTGA
- a CDS encoding putative bifunctional diguanylate cyclase/phosphodiesterase translates to MKLELKHSLSVKLLRVVLLSALAVGVVLSLGQIVFDIYKTRHSITSDAQRILGMFRDPSTQAVYSLDREMGMQVVEGLFQHESVRHASIGHPGEQMLAERSRPLAEPSVRWLTDPILGEEQDFTIRLVGREPYNEYYGDLNITLDTALYGESFITNSVIIFISGVLRALAMGLVLYLVYYWLLTKPLAKIIEHLSSINPDRPSENKLPMLAGNEKNELGLWINTANQLLASIERNTHLRREAENSLQRMSQYDFLTGLPNRQQLQQQLEQILEDAGRLQRRVAVLCVGLDDFKGINEQFSYQTGDQLLLALSDRLRSHSGRLGALARLGGDQFALVQADIEQPYEAAELAQSVLDDLEAPFALDDHLVQLRATIGITLFPEDGDSPEKLLQKAEQTMTLAKSRSRNRYQFYIASVDSEMRRRRELEKDLREALAQDQLHLVYQPQISFSDHRVVGVEALLRWQHPQHGLVAPDLFIPLAEQNGSIIPIGEWVLDQTCRQLREWHDQGYGDLRMAVNLSTVQLHHAELPRVVNNLMQMYRLPARSLELEVTETGLMEDISTAAQHLLSLRRSGALIAIDDFGTGYSSLSYLKSLPLDKIKIDKSFVQDLLEDEDDATIVRAIIQLGKSLGMQVIAEGVETAEQEAYIIAQGCHEGQGYYYSRPLPARELTQYLKQSSRAQHRVNPATL, encoded by the coding sequence TTGAAGCTGGAACTCAAGCACAGTCTGTCCGTGAAACTGCTTCGCGTCGTGCTGTTGTCCGCGCTTGCCGTTGGCGTGGTGCTGAGCCTCGGCCAGATCGTGTTCGATATCTACAAGACCCGCCATTCGATCACCAGCGATGCCCAGCGCATCCTCGGCATGTTCCGCGACCCCTCGACCCAGGCGGTCTACAGCCTCGACCGCGAGATGGGCATGCAGGTCGTCGAGGGCCTGTTCCAGCATGAATCGGTGCGCCATGCCTCGATCGGCCACCCGGGCGAGCAAATGCTGGCGGAAAGAAGCCGGCCCCTGGCCGAGCCGTCCGTGCGCTGGCTGACCGACCCGATTCTCGGTGAGGAGCAGGATTTCACCATCCGCCTGGTGGGCCGCGAACCCTACAACGAATACTACGGCGATCTGAACATCACCCTCGACACCGCCCTGTACGGTGAGAGCTTCATCACCAACTCGGTGATCATCTTCATTTCCGGGGTACTGCGTGCACTGGCCATGGGCCTGGTGCTGTACCTCGTCTACTACTGGCTGCTGACCAAGCCGCTGGCCAAGATCATCGAACACCTGAGCAGCATCAACCCGGATCGCCCCAGCGAGAACAAGCTGCCCATGCTCGCCGGCAACGAGAAGAACGAGCTCGGTTTGTGGATCAACACCGCCAACCAGTTGCTCGCCTCCATCGAACGCAATACCCACCTGCGCCGCGAAGCCGAGAACAGCCTGCAGCGCATGTCCCAGTACGACTTCCTGACCGGCCTGCCGAACCGCCAGCAACTGCAGCAGCAGCTCGAGCAGATCCTCGAGGATGCCGGGCGTCTGCAGCGTCGGGTTGCCGTGCTGTGCGTCGGGCTGGATGACTTCAAGGGCATCAACGAGCAGTTCAGTTACCAGACCGGCGACCAGTTGTTGCTGGCCCTCTCCGATCGCCTGCGCAGCCACAGCGGACGGCTGGGCGCCCTGGCCCGCCTGGGCGGTGACCAGTTCGCCCTGGTGCAGGCCGATATCGAGCAGCCCTACGAGGCTGCGGAGCTGGCGCAAAGCGTGCTGGACGACCTGGAGGCGCCGTTCGCCCTCGACGACCACCTGGTGCAGTTGCGCGCGACCATCGGCATCACGCTGTTTCCGGAAGACGGCGACAGCCCCGAGAAGCTGCTGCAGAAAGCCGAACAGACCATGACCCTGGCCAAGAGCCGCTCACGCAACCGCTACCAGTTCTACATCGCCAGCGTCGACAGCGAGATGCGCCGCCGCCGCGAGCTGGAGAAGGATTTGCGCGAGGCTCTCGCGCAGGATCAGCTGCATCTGGTCTACCAACCGCAGATCAGCTTCAGCGATCACCGCGTGGTGGGCGTAGAGGCGCTGCTGCGCTGGCAGCATCCGCAACACGGGCTGGTGGCGCCGGACCTGTTCATCCCGCTGGCCGAACAGAACGGCAGCATCATCCCGATCGGCGAGTGGGTGCTCGATCAGACCTGCCGTCAGCTTCGCGAGTGGCATGATCAGGGCTACGGCGACCTGCGCATGGCGGTCAACCTGTCCACCGTGCAGTTGCACCACGCCGAGCTGCCACGGGTGGTCAACAACCTGATGCAGATGTACCGCCTGCCCGCCCGCAGCCTGGAACTCGAAGTGACCGAAACCGGCCTGATGGAAGACATCAGCACCGCCGCCCAGCACCTGCTCAGCCTGCGTCGCTCCGGAGCGCTGATCGCCATCGACGACTTCGGCACCGGCTACTCGTCGCTCAGCTACCTGAAGAGCCTGCCGCTGGACAAGATCAAGATCGACAAGAGCTTCGTGCAGGATCTGCTCGAGGACGAGGACGACGCCACCATCGTTCGCGCCATCATCCAGCTCGGCAAGAGCCTGGGCATGCAGGTCATCGCCGAGGGCGTGGAGACCGCCGAGCAGGAGGCCTACATCATCGCTCAGGGTTGTCATGAAGGTCAGGGCTACTACTACAGCAGGCCGCTGCCGGCCCGCGAACTGACCCAGTACCTCAAGCAGTCCAGCCGCGCGCAGCACCGCGTGAATCCGGCAACGCTCTGA
- a CDS encoding di-heme oxidoreductase family protein, giving the protein MPAPSGRLLPLLGLALSLAACDQSPRFTEAEPGEALSGGTATVSRSDHNAFSLPSANLKAERRLDFSVGNSFFRNPWVIAPSTTTARDGLGPLFNTNACQNCHIRDGRGHPPEPGSVNAVSMLVRLSIPADSADEWIIERQGVLPEPKYGAQLQDMANPGVAPEGKVRVEYSTHSVQFDDGYSIELRKPQLNISQLGYGPMHPDTQFSARVAPPMIGLGLLEAIAQEAILANADPEDRDGDGIAGQPNWVWDDVQKKTVLGRFGWKAGQPSLNQQNAHAFAHDMGLTSNVVPHDQCTDAQAACREAAHGGEPEVSDNIMKMVLFYTRNLAVPARRKSEDAQVLAGKTLFHRAGCQSCHTPSFVTAADAAELELANQTIRPYTDLLLHDMGEGLADGRSEFRASGRQWRTAPLWGIGLTETISGHTQFLHDGRARNLLEAIAWHGGEAEAAKRQVLTFSSEERAALLAFLNSL; this is encoded by the coding sequence ATGCCTGCGCCATCCGGTCGTTTGCTGCCATTGTTGGGCCTGGCCCTCAGCCTGGCGGCGTGTGACCAGTCCCCGCGCTTCACCGAAGCAGAGCCTGGCGAAGCGCTTTCCGGCGGCACGGCCACGGTATCGCGCAGCGACCACAACGCGTTCTCCCTGCCCTCCGCCAACCTCAAGGCCGAACGTCGTCTGGATTTCAGCGTGGGCAACAGTTTCTTCCGCAACCCCTGGGTGATCGCGCCGTCCACCACCACCGCCCGGGACGGTCTCGGCCCACTGTTCAACACCAATGCGTGCCAGAACTGCCACATCCGCGATGGCCGTGGTCACCCTCCCGAGCCCGGCAGCGTCAACGCCGTATCGATGCTGGTGCGCCTGTCGATTCCTGCCGACAGCGCGGACGAGTGGATCATCGAGCGCCAGGGGGTGCTGCCGGAACCGAAGTACGGCGCGCAGTTGCAGGACATGGCCAATCCCGGCGTAGCGCCCGAAGGCAAGGTGCGCGTCGAGTACAGCACCCACAGCGTGCAGTTCGACGACGGCTACAGCATCGAGCTGCGCAAGCCGCAGCTGAACATCAGCCAGCTCGGCTACGGGCCGATGCATCCGGACACGCAGTTTTCGGCCCGGGTCGCCCCACCGATGATCGGCCTCGGCCTGCTCGAGGCGATTGCACAGGAGGCCATCCTGGCCAACGCCGACCCCGAGGATCGCGATGGTGACGGCATCGCCGGGCAGCCCAACTGGGTGTGGGACGATGTGCAAAAGAAAACCGTGCTCGGCCGTTTCGGCTGGAAGGCCGGGCAGCCGAGCCTGAATCAGCAGAACGCCCACGCCTTCGCCCACGACATGGGCCTGACCAGCAACGTCGTGCCGCACGACCAGTGCACCGATGCGCAAGCCGCCTGCCGCGAGGCGGCCCACGGTGGCGAACCGGAGGTCAGCGACAACATCATGAAGATGGTGCTGTTCTACACCCGCAACCTCGCCGTGCCAGCTCGTCGCAAGTCCGAAGACGCCCAGGTGCTGGCAGGCAAGACCCTGTTCCATCGCGCTGGCTGCCAGAGCTGCCACACGCCAAGCTTCGTGACTGCCGCCGATGCGGCCGAGCTGGAGCTGGCCAACCAGACCATTCGCCCCTACACCGACCTGCTGCTCCACGACATGGGCGAGGGCCTTGCCGATGGTCGCAGCGAATTCCGCGCCAGCGGTCGGCAATGGCGCACCGCGCCGTTGTGGGGCATCGGCCTGACCGAGACGATCAGCGGCCACACCCAGTTCCTGCACGACGGTCGCGCTCGCAACCTGCTCGAAGCGATTGCCTGGCACGGTGGCGAAGCCGAAGCCGCCAAACGCCAGGTGCTGACATTTTCCAGCGAGGAGCGCGCCGCGCTTCTGGCCTTTCTGAACTCACTGTAA
- a CDS encoding EamA family transporter — METSVFLMVIASAALHAGWNALLKIGLDRFLTASLIQIGAGTVALLALPFVPMPNAAAWPWIVLSAILHIGYNVFLSRAYRYGDLGQVYPISRGSSPLLVAGLSVLLLGEVLPAGQLLGLAVLVAGIWLMAVRGGSGKANGGLLFSALMTALFIAGYTLSDASGARANGDPLSYSLWLFAVNGLVMALIILGQRGPRIVAELGPHWKAGLLGGAMSMFAYSIVIWAMTQAPVALISALRETSVVFALLIGSLWLKESLPPIRLLACLIILAGVATMKLA; from the coding sequence GTGGAAACCAGCGTCTTTCTCATGGTCATCGCTTCGGCGGCTCTGCATGCAGGCTGGAACGCGCTGCTGAAAATAGGTCTGGATCGTTTTCTCACCGCTTCGCTGATCCAGATCGGCGCCGGGACCGTCGCGCTGCTGGCCCTGCCGTTCGTACCGATGCCGAATGCCGCGGCCTGGCCATGGATCGTGCTCTCGGCAATCCTGCACATCGGCTACAACGTCTTTCTCAGCCGCGCCTACCGATATGGCGACCTGGGCCAGGTCTATCCGATTTCCCGGGGCAGCTCTCCATTGCTGGTGGCAGGCCTCTCGGTACTGCTGCTGGGTGAAGTCCTGCCTGCCGGGCAACTGCTCGGCCTGGCGGTGCTGGTCGCCGGCATCTGGCTGATGGCGGTCCGGGGTGGCAGCGGCAAAGCCAACGGCGGCCTGCTGTTCAGCGCGCTGATGACCGCCCTGTTCATCGCTGGCTACACCCTGTCCGACGCCAGCGGTGCCCGCGCCAATGGCGACCCGCTGTCCTATTCGCTGTGGCTGTTCGCCGTGAACGGCCTGGTGATGGCGCTGATCATTCTCGGCCAACGCGGCCCTCGCATCGTTGCCGAACTGGGCCCGCACTGGAAGGCCGGACTGCTCGGCGGGGCCATGTCGATGTTCGCCTACAGTATCGTCATCTGGGCGATGACCCAGGCCCCGGTGGCGCTGATATCGGCCCTGCGCGAGACCAGCGTGGTGTTTGCCCTGCTCATCGGCAGCCTGTGGCTGAAGGAGAGCCTGCCGCCGATTCGCCTGCTGGCCTGCCTGATCATCCTCGCCGGCGTGGCGACCATGAAGCTCGCCTGA